A portion of the Kiritimatiellia bacterium genome contains these proteins:
- the pgsA gene encoding CDP-diacylglycerol--glycerol-3-phosphate 3-phosphatidyltransferase: MNLPNALTIGRLLLAGVLLLVMSVGRAGVASVAVVIVLAAAATDWLDGHLARAGHGVTLLGQLLDPLADKVLVCAALVSLVETRLPGAPRGLVPAWVVVVILAREFLVTGLRILAGRSGRDISAESWGKHKTIGQIVVILVIFAGLALYQDVLPAVRPAAVADFGRVLQRGAYLLSLAAAAMTVASGLLYLRRHRDLLRG; encoded by the coding sequence ATGAATCTGCCGAACGCGCTGACGATCGGTCGGCTGCTGCTGGCGGGCGTGCTGCTGCTGGTGATGAGTGTGGGCCGCGCCGGGGTGGCTTCGGTGGCGGTGGTGATCGTTCTGGCCGCGGCGGCGACCGACTGGCTCGACGGCCATCTCGCGCGCGCGGGGCACGGCGTCACGCTCCTGGGGCAGCTTCTCGATCCGCTGGCGGACAAGGTGCTGGTCTGCGCGGCGCTGGTGAGTCTGGTCGAGACGCGATTGCCCGGCGCTCCGCGCGGACTGGTGCCGGCGTGGGTCGTCGTAGTGATCCTCGCGCGGGAGTTTCTGGTGACGGGTCTGCGAATCCTGGCCGGTCGTTCCGGGCGGGACATTTCGGCCGAATCCTGGGGCAAGCACAAGACCATCGGTCAGATTGTTGTGATCCTTGTGATTTTCGCCGGTCTGGCGCTGTACCAGGATGTGCTTCCCGCGGTGCGACCCGCGGCGGTGGCCGACTTCGGACGGGTGCTGCAGCGAGGGGCGTATCTGCTGTCCCTTGCGGCTGCAGCGATGACCGTCGCTTCCGGACTGCTCTACCTGCGCCGCCATCGCGACCTGCTGAGGGGATAG